A stretch of DNA from Streptomyces sp. NBC_01197:
CGAGATCGAGCGGAGCTTCACGAAGGACGAGATCCTCACGAACGTCACGCTCTACTGGCTCACGGAGACCATCGGCTCGTCGATGCGCATGTACAGCGCGAACGCCGCGATCCCGCCGGCGCAGCTCGCCCGCCGGGTCGAGGTCCCGTCCGGCTTCTCGCTCTTCCAGGGCGACATCGTCCGCCCGCCGCGGGCGTGGATCGATCGCACGGCGAACGCCGTGCGCGTGACCGAACCCGAACGCGGCGGGCACTTCGCGCCGTTCGAGGAGCCCGAGCTCTACGCGGAGGAACTGCGGGCGTTCTTCCGCCCCTACCGGGATGCGAAGTGACCTGCCGAGAAGCGAAGTGATGGCCCGTCAGCCACCTACGTGCCCGGCTTGCAGTCCTCGCAGAGGCAGGAGGATGCCGTCACTCGGACGGATAGATGTCCCCGGCCGCCATGCCGCTCTCCTGCTCGCTCTGCCGGTCCAGCCTGCTCGCCTTGTCCTTCAGCCGACGCCGCTCCTCCGGGTCGGTGGTCCGCTCGGCCGCCTGCTTCAGGTCCTGCGCCTTGGCACGCATCTGCTGGATCCGCCTGCCGCTCTCGCCCGCACCGCTCATCACAGCTCCTGGTGTTCTGGAAGGGGTCCTCTCAGCGAACCAGGTACCGCTTCCTGCCGCATCCCAGACTGTCACGCACCGTATGCACGGGTTGCGATCACTCACTCTCCGTACAGCTCGGCATGCGCGTCCGGGCGAAACCCGGCATCGTGGTCCGGGTACGGGGCCGGTCGTCGTGTGCCGGTGCACACGCGGGGCGTACTCGGATAGGCGCAGCTCAACCGGGAAGCGTGGGCCAACCATGAACACACCTGATTTTCCGGACAGCTACGAACTCGTCTTCGAGAAGACGGGCGAAGGAAGCGACATCGTCCTCGTCCGGCGCACCACGATGACGGGCGCGGGCGGTTCCCCGGTCTACGCCGACGGAACGGGCATCGTGCGCGCGGAGATCAGCCAGGGCGGCGAAGTGCGCATGCTGGCATCAGGAGGCCATCAGGCGCACGTGGCTCCGCTGGAAGTACACCCGCACAGATCCTGAGGCGGCCAATGTCCGGCGCTCGCGGCGACCGGGCCCGGACAGGCATCCGCGAACCACCGGCAAGGAGCAGCAGATGAAAGAGGACAAGCACCCTGCGTACGGGCCGGTCGTCTTCCGCGACCGTTCCGCCGGATACGCGTTTCTCACCAGGTCCACGGCGGGGAGCGACGAGACCATCGCCTGGGACGACGGGCAGACCTACCCGGTGATCGATGTCGAGATCT
This window harbors:
- a CDS encoding DUF6381 family protein — encoded protein: MSGAGESGRRIQQMRAKAQDLKQAAERTTDPEERRRLKDKASRLDRQSEQESGMAAGDIYPSE
- a CDS encoding DUF6296 family protein; its protein translation is MNTPDFPDSYELVFEKTGEGSDIVLVRRTTMTGAGGSPVYADGTGIVRAEISQGGEVRMLASGGHQAHVAPLEVHPHRS
- a CDS encoding type B 50S ribosomal protein L31, giving the protein MKEDKHPAYGPVVFRDRSAGYAFLTRSTAGSDETIAWDDGQTYPVIDVEISAESHPFYTGKARVVDSEGQVAKFERRFGDGGQQGS